A stretch of the Paenibacillus dendritiformis genome encodes the following:
- a CDS encoding zinc-binding dehydrogenase: MLIIGGGFIGQLFLQLAAAAGVARITVCEPAERKHRLLRELGAEAVVSPREPGAADELRSTADVVIECAGLPESVELAMKAARKGGQVLLFGVASPEARASLSPFEVFSKELRIMGSFINPYTHEESIALLAQHIVNIEPLISHHFRMDELPDVMARYGEMNVTKAVVMEE; the protein is encoded by the coding sequence GTGTTGATTATCGGGGGCGGCTTCATCGGCCAGTTGTTCCTGCAGCTCGCCGCGGCCGCGGGCGTCGCGCGCATTACCGTATGCGAGCCGGCCGAGCGCAAGCACAGATTATTGCGTGAACTGGGCGCCGAAGCCGTCGTCTCGCCGCGGGAACCAGGCGCAGCGGATGAACTTCGCAGCACAGCCGATGTCGTGATCGAGTGCGCCGGACTTCCGGAATCCGTCGAGCTAGCCATGAAGGCGGCCCGCAAAGGCGGGCAGGTTCTGCTCTTCGGCGTCGCTTCTCCGGAGGCGCGAGCCAGCCTGTCGCCATTCGAGGTGTTCAGCAAGGAGCTGCGCATCATGGGCTCGTTCATCAATCCGTATACGCACGAGGAGTCGATCGCTTTGCTCGCGCAACATATCGTAAATATTGAACCACTGATCAGCCATCACTTCCGCATGGATGAACTGCCCGACGTCATGGCCCGGTATGGCGAGATGAATGTGACCAAAGCGGTCGTCATGGAGGAATAG